CACTATCAATGGCCCATTTATTGGTCTATGCCGGGTGGGATTTATCACCTGGGGGTGCCTCCCGTAGCAATGGCCGAAGAAATGCTGATCAGCGAATCCACGCAACAAACAACTGCCTCCACCCAGGAAGAGAGCGTTGACGACCCACACTTACGCAGTTTTTGGGAAGTGTTGGGCTATCACATTCAGGCCCGTGATGGCGAAATAGGGCATGTGGAAGATTTTGTTGCTGACGATGAAATATGGGTTATGCGTTACCTGGTGATTGACACCAAAAATTGGTGGCCGGGCAAAAAAGTGCTGATAGCGCCCCAGTGGATTGAGAATTTCGACTGGCAAAAAGCGCACGTGCACATAAACCTGAACCGTGAAACCATTAAAAATAGCCCGGAATTTGATCCGGCTATGCCCATAAACCGGGAATATGAAGTAAGGCTTTACGATTATTATGGCCGGCCCAAGTACTGGATAAAGTAGAAAGGAAGGAATCTTATGGCTAAAAAAACATATACCTATACCGCTCGCAATATCAAGGACCCCGCGCAAGTGGTGACATTTACCCTGCATGACCAGAATATGTCGGTCGAGTTAGGCGCGCCGGTGGAACATATTGAACGCGCCTTTGAAAGTGGAAAGGAAGGCAAGGCTATGGCCGGTTCATCGGCCTGGCTCAAACCATTGGTCACTTCTCTGCTGGAACGAGGCACCCGACCTTTTCACGTTGCCGACGTAGACGCCAGCGCGGAGAATGGCAGCCTGCGCGTTATGGCCTGGAATCGTTCCGGGGGGTTGCGGCTGGCGCCCATCATCTTTGATATGGGCGAAGTTGATAATCCGGTTGCGGCGAAAGCGTTTGAAAGAGAATTGAAGCGACGCAAGCAGGCCGCAGAGCATCCCAGCAATTTGCCCGCACCGTTAGATTATTGGGCCAGTTGGGTGCTGGCTACCCTGACGACCTTTATTGTCCTGACACTCTGGTTTCGCAAAATCAGGCAACAAACGACAGGCTGATACGCCAAAATAGCGCAAGGAGCGAAAAATACCGCACAGATAGATTCTATCAATCCCTGTTGCGGTATTCATCATCCTTGTACGTTTGCTCTATTTGAAGCGTTGCGTGGTCAATATCAAATTTCTCTTTGAGTTTTTCTCGTATTTCAAAAATAAGCTGGTCGTTAGAGCCTTCTGGAACCACTAAATGCGCCGTGAGGGCTGTCTCGGTGGTGCTCATAGCCCATACATGCAAATCGTGCACCTCTTCTACCTTTTGATTTTGTTCAAAAAATAATCTGACCTGGTTCAGGTCAATATTTTTGGGTACTGCATCCAGGGCTAAATTTACTGAATCGACCAATAGCCCCCAGACGCTGTAGACAATGACGGCGACAATGATGAAGCTGAGCAGGGGATCAATCCAATAATAGCCAAAATATTGAATTATTAAACCACCAATTACAACGCCCAGCGAAACCCCGGTATCCGCAGCCATATGCAAAAAGACGCCTTTGATATTAATATCCTTCTTCTGATCGTTGATAAAGAGTAGCGCGGTGGCGGCGTTAACAATCACCCCAATACCGGCCACAATGATGATGATATTGCCGGGAATTTCGACCGGATTTTGAATTTTTTGAACAGCCTCCCATGTGATCAGTCCGGCGGCAAAAAAAATCAACATGCCATTAATCATCGAGGCGAGAATGGTACTTTTGCGCAGGCCATAGGTATATTTGCCCGAAGGCTTTTTTGTGGCGATCCAGATGGCGCCCCAGGCCAATAAGAGGCTTAAAACATCGCTGGTATTATGTCCGGCATCGGCCAGTAAGGCGGATGAATTGGCGAATAAGCCATAGCCTGCTTCAACCGCAATATAGATGATGTTAAGCCCAATGCCCAGGGCAAAAACCGGACCGTAATTTTTGGGGTTGTTTGAGTGTGAATGGGCCAAGCTGGTCAAGTCTCCGTTTCGATTTCACTTTTTAAATATTCCAACTCGCGGCAAGCGTGCTGGCAGTCAAGGTCAACAACATTCAGTACGGTTTTCGCATACCGCTCCAAAAATCGCCCAATAAGGCTTGCCGAGAACACAAACTCTTGATTAATAGGTGGCCGGGGGATCGCTGGCGGGAAATGTTTCCCATAAAGCTTCGTCCACGCCATCGCCGGGTTCAAGGGTGTTTACCGGCTCTTTGGTTGGGGGTATTGCCCGTGGGGTGGAATCCTTTTGGCTCGCAAACTTTTTCCCGGCTTTCAGGTGTTGTTGCTCAACAATGCTCAGAGTATTCACGCCCAACACCTGATAAGCCGGGCAATAGCCGGTTAAACCCCGGTACAGCAAATAGCTGCCCGCAGTAACAGACCCCCACCCGGCTACGGACCTGATTCGCAGCAAGCCATACACAATTAGAACACTGCCACCCAGAATTGAAGCAAACCGTTCTTGCGTATTCACATTGACTTTATCAACCTCGGTCAATTCTTGCCAGGTTTCGCGCACTTCGGGCCGGTTGATCGTCTTTCTAACCTGGGCCATTATTTCATCAGTATCAGTTTTTTCGGTATCATAAGCACTCATTTTACCCGCTCACCCCATCTAAAACGTTGGCCATAGCTTCATTGATTACGACCACATTCCGGCTCACTTTTTTAATGATAGACATAGGCACAAAAATAAACTCATCAGCCGCCTGAGTTTCTGGTTTGGTTTTCGAATCGAAAATAATATCGTCAATGGTTTCTACCTGTTTATCAATTTCTTTTTTTTAGCACAGGCTTGCCGATAACATCGCTACTTTTTATCATACTTTTGACTCCTTCCTGCAATAACTTTCAAACTGCCTATTCCGATACAGTTGGTGGTTCCCAAAATTATCCGGTCGAGTGATTACGTTGGGTGATGGTGGCCGTCAGGTGCGCGCCAAACAGGGTTATTAAGCTGCCCAGATAAATCCAGAACATTAACCCGACAATGGTTCCCAGCGAGCCGTAAACCAATTCGTAACTGGCCAGA
This genomic interval from Anaerolineae bacterium contains the following:
- a CDS encoding DUF2892 domain-containing protein, encoding MSAYDTEKTDTDEIMAQVRKTINRPEVRETWQELTEVDKVNVNTQERFASILGGSVLIVYGLLRIRSVAGWGSVTAGSYLLYRGLTGYCPAYQVLGVNTLSIVEQQHLKAGKKFASQKDSTPRAIPPTKEPVNTLEPGDGVDEALWETFPASDPPATY
- a CDS encoding cation transporter; the encoded protein is MAHSHSNNPKNYGPVFALGIGLNIIYIAVEAGYGLFANSSALLADAGHNTSDVLSLLLAWGAIWIATKKPSGKYTYGLRKSTILASMINGMLIFFAAGLITWEAVQKIQNPVEIPGNIIIIVAGIGVIVNAATALLFINDQKKDINIKGVFLHMAADTGVSLGVVIGGLIIQYFGYYWIDPLLSFIIVAVIVYSVWGLLVDSVNLALDAVPKNIDLNQVRLFFEQNQKVEEVHDLHVWAMSTTETALTAHLVVPEGSNDQLIFEIREKLKEKFDIDHATLQIEQTYKDDEYRNRD
- a CDS encoding PRC-barrel domain containing protein; this encodes HYQWPIYWSMPGGIYHLGVPPVAMAEEMLISESTQQTTASTQEESVDDPHLRSFWEVLGYHIQARDGEIGHVEDFVADDEIWVMRYLVIDTKNWWPGKKVLIAPQWIENFDWQKAHVHINLNRETIKNSPEFDPAMPINREYEVRLYDYYGRPKYWIK